GATCGGTATCGGGGCAAGATCGTCTACGTGGACTTCTGGGCGTCATGGTGCGCTCCCTGTGCGCAATCGTTCCCGTTCATGAATGCGCTCCACGACGAGTTCGGTTCGCGTGGTCTCGTCGTGCTGGGCATCAACGTGGATGAAAAACGCGAAGATGCGCAGCGCTTCCTTGCGAGGCACCCGGCGCGTTTTCCGCTGGCGCAGGGGGCCGACGGCGAATGCGCGAGCCGGTTTGGCGTTGCCGCGATGCCCACGTCGGTGCTGGTCGACGGCGAGGGAAACATCCGCCATGTCCACCCGGGATTCCGTTCTTCCGACGGACCTGTCCTCAGGGAACGGATCGTGCGCCTTCTGAACGATGCCGGACATGCCGCTCCGACTTCCACGCGTTGACGGCCGCTTCGGCCCTCCATTCCGAATCATTGCTGCAGTCATTGCCGGGGTGGCGTTCGCGGGGTGCAGTCCCGTCCAGCCCTGGGAACGCGGCAGGCTGGCCAAACCGCAGATGAGCGATGCGCCTCATCCTGCCCAGGAAGTCATGCGTCAGCACATCTACCGCAGCCGGGAGGCGACCGCCGGCAGCGCTGCCGCCAGAGGCGGCGGCTGCGGTTGTTATTGAACCTGAACCGTTCGTGATCCTTCGACATCGACGAGCGGGGTGGCGACGCCCTGTTTCGACAACGGCAGCAAGAGACGCGACGCTGGAGGCGCGGCTCACGGCCAGCCGCGCCGTGCCGCTGGATGCACTGGACTCGTCCATCGCGTCCGCACTGATGGCTGCCGCCATGGCGCTGCCCGGCATGGTGGCGGGCGCCGATGTCGACGACGCGGAGATCCACTACAGCCAGTATCAGGAGGGCGGCCGCACGTACTGGCCGGGCCCGGGAGGAACGGTGCGGGGGCTCGCTCCGCTGCGTGTCGACAGCATGCATGGCGATGCAAGGCTGAGGCTCACCGACCGGCTGAAGCTCGCCTTCGGCTTCGTGCAGGACACCTGGTCGGGCGCGACACCGATCCTCTCCGCACCCGAAGCGTTCCTTACGGTGACCGGGGCCTCCGCCTATCCGGTCAGCGACTCCCGCACCAATCGACAACTGGTTCCGTTCGGCCTGGGTCCCGCCTCCACCCGAGTGCCGCAACGCGACATCTACCACATGATGACGGCCGCGTCGGCGGAGACTCGAAGACAGGTGGACGTGACGCTGTCCCGCGAATGGGATCGTGCGACGACCGACGTGGCCTTCGGCACATCGGACGAACCGGATTTCCGCTCGCGCTTCGGCCGGATCGCCAACGCGTGGGACTTCGCCGGAAAACGCACGACCGTGACGGCGTCGGCGGGTTACACCAGCAGCACAGTCGATGCGAACCTCGGTCCTGCGTCGGCCTGGATCGATTACGGCCTCTATCGGCAGGCCTCTTCGGGGCCGCGCATCGTCGACCAGGATCAGGGCGGGCTCACCGTCCAACGCTTCAAGGGCGAACGCCAGGACTGGTCGGCGGGGCTGTCGCTGAAGCAGGTGATCGACCGGAACACCACCGCCTCGCTCGGAGTTTCCTTCGACCGCAGCTCCGGATTCCTGGAGAACCCCTACAAGCTCGTGATGATGGGTTTCGCCGATCCGGCGACCCCACCGGTGCTCTTCGGCGGTCTGTGGTTCACGCGCGTCTTCAACGTCGCGGAGAACCGCCCGCAGTCGCGCGCCCAATGGGCCATGGACGCCCGATGGTCGCACTACTTTGCCGGTCCGGACGCAGCACTGCAGCTGGATTACCGCTTTGCCCAGGACGACTGGAGCATCCGTTCGCACACCTTCGAAACACTCTGGAGCCAGGCCATCGGCCCTGACTGGCTCGTCACGCCGCGGATGCGCTACTACACGCAGACCGCCGCCGATTTCTACCAGCCCTATTTCCTCTTCGCGCTGCGGGCACCGACCCTGCCCGACGGGCATCTGGATTTCGGCCGGTTGCCGGCTCAGCACTACTCCAGCGACCACCGGCTGTCGGGCTATGGCGCAGTGAGCGCCGGCGTTTCGGTGACACGCGAACTGTCCCGGGGACTCAAGGTCGAGGCCGGCGCCGAGTATTACCTGCATGGGGGCAGGCTCAAGGCCGGTGGCGGGGGCGAAGACGTCTTTGCCGACTATCACTACTGGCTTTTCAACGTGGGGCTCAAGCTGGATTTCGACGGCCGCCGTGCCAGGCGTCCCGGAGACTCGTTCGACGATCCGGGCGGAGAGAATGCCTCCCACCACGATCACGCGCAGATGCCGCACGCGCACGCAGGGCACGCGGGAACGTGGCAGCCGGCCGGGTTGATGTACGGGCATTCCATGGGCGAGAAGGGCAGCCTCATGATCGCGTACCGGTTCGCGGCATCGCGGCAAGCGGGCCCGACGATACGCGGCGACCGCAAGGCCGGCGATGCCGAGGTGACGGCGCAGGCCTGCGAAGGGACGTCCTGTTCGCTCGTGCCCACGTCCATGAGCATGCAGATGCACATGCTGGACATCATGTACGGGCTGACCGATCGGATCGATCTCATGATCATGCCCCAATTCATGGACATGACCATGACCATGCGGCCCCTGGCCGGCGCGATCGTCGACGCCTCTGCCACGCACAGCCACGGTGGACACGACCGTCACGGATCGGGCGGGCTCGGCGACACGACCGTCGCCGCGTTGATCCGGATTGCGGGCAGCGGGTCGCACGAATTGCACGCAGGACTGGGGCTCAGCATACCCACGGGCAGCACCTCGGAGCTCATGAGCGCCGGTCATGCGCTCGACTACGGCATGCAGCCCGGCAGCGGCACCTGGGATGTCCAGCCCAGCGTCACGTACAACGGGCGCACCGCACGCCTCTTCTGGGGCGCCCAGGCGATGGCCACCCGGCGCACGGGCGGCTACAACGATGCCGGGTATGCGCTCGGCGATGCCACGCAACTTTCCGTATGGACCGGCTACAGTGTGGGCGACCGGCTCGCGGTATCGTTGCGCGGTCTGCGTTCCACGCAGGGCGCGGTGCGCGGAGTCCGTCAAGGGACGCACATGACCACCAGTCCTCCCGACCATCCGGGCAACTACGGTGGGCGGTTTCTCGACGTGGGTGTGGGTGTGAATTTCGTCGTGCCCGGGTTCGAGTCCGATGCCGGCAGGCTGGGGATCGAATGGCTCGAGCCCGTGCGCGACCGTTTCAACGGCTATCAGCTCGAACGCAAGGGCAACCTCTGGGTGAGCTGGTCGCTCGACTTCTGAGGCGCGCTGCGTGAGTGCACGGTGCCGTACCCGATTCTCCCCCGCGATGCGGCGCCCATGCCCGGCACGTGTTCCAACCCGGGGCCCCGGGGCCGTGCGGTTCCCTCGCATGGTGCTCGACGGGAGATCGCCGTGAGGCTCCATGCGCTCCGTTTCAAGGCAATGGGCTCGCCGTGCGAACTGCAGTGTCATGCCCGTGACGAGACCACCGCGCAGCGGGCGTTCCAGATGGCGCGCGCCGACATCGAGCGGCTGGAACAGCGATATTCGCGTTACCGGACCGACAGCTTCCTGTCGGAAATGAATCGTGTCGCCCTGCACGGGGGCACCATCGACATCGACGCCGAAACGGCGTCGCTTCTCCACTATGCCGACACGTGTCATCGCCAGAGCGACGGATTGTTCGACATCACGTCCGGCGTGTTGCGCGCAGCCTGGCGCTTCGATTCCGGGCTGCTGCCGGACCGTGGCCACGTCGAGGCGCTGCTGCCGCGCGTCGGCTGGCACAAGGTGCGGTGGACAAGGTCGTCGATCACCTTCGCGCCGGGAATGGAGATCGATCTGGGCGGGGTGGTCAAGGAGTACGCCGCAGACCGCGCTGCCGGCATCTGCCGCGAGCACGGCATCGCCCATGGTCTGGTCAATCTTGGCGGCGACATCCGCGTGATCGGTGCGGCACCCGATGGCCGGCCCTGGCAGATCGGTGTTCGTCATCCCCGTGCACATGACGCTGTGGCTGGCGGGCTTTCCGTGCGCGAAGGCGGCGTGGCCACGAGCGGAGACTACGAGCGATGCATCGTGGTGGACGGCGTCCGCTACGGGCACATCCTCAACCCGCTGACGGGCTGGCCCGTCCGGCACCTCGCGTCAGTGACGGTGATCGGCCCCTACTGCCTGGTGGCCGGCAGCGCGTCCACCATCGCCTTGCTCAAGGAAGACGAAGGGCCGCAATGGCTGCAGCGTCTCGGCTTTCCGCATGTGTGGGTGGATGCCGCCGGTGAAGTGGGCGGAACGCTGGGGCAGAGCGCTAGCGGCCCACGCTGACGGGACAGGGCCATGGGTATGTGCGCGCCGGGGGGGGGGTGCGGCATTGCGTCGCATTCCCGAGTGCGTTGCACGAACCTAAAGTTGCGGGCTCCGGCATGTCCCGCTTCGATGCGAGCCGCGTCAAGCCACACGGCCAGCACATCGCGTTGCCGGACCACACCCAATATCACCAACGATTCGGGAGATCCCCATGACATCCCTGCGCGCCATTGTGGGCCTTGCACTGCTTGCCTCGGCATCGATCGCCTCCGCTCACGTGAGCTACAACAATCGCGACTTCTTCGCGGCCCCGGCCACGTTCGACGGAGTGGACACCTACACGCTTACCGGCCTTCGCGTCGCCTCCAATTTCTCCTGGGCCGATGCCGCCGACGCCGATTGGGGCGACAGTCACAAGGGGCGTTTCCTCAAGTTCACGTTGACGCAGGAATCGTTCGTCACGCTGTCCGTCAGCGCGCAGAACGATCCTGGCCTGGGACTTGGAGATCTGATCCCGGCCTTCTCACTGTATTCGGGGCTCATTCCTGCCGCTTCCCATGAAGGCGCCACGGCCCCTGCCTACCTTGCGCATCACCCGGGCTTTCTGCCCGGTACCCCCTATGCCGCCGAGACCGGCAAGCTTGGCGACAAGGAAGGCGCCTGGAACGGACTGGGCAACTTCTGGATGGCCAACGACAACGGCGATGCCGCTGAAGTCACGTTCATCGGTTACGCGATCGACGGTGCGGGCGTCGATGTCAATGGCGACCGCAACGCGCAGGGCCAGCCCATCATCGACTACGCCGGCGATGGATCGGCCAATCAGAGCGTGACCGGAACATGGAAGCTGGCCGCAGGCAGCTATACGGTTGCCGTGGGCGGAGCGTGCTATACGTGCCAGTACACGGAAGACCCGAGCACCTGGGGCTCCAACCGTGTCTTCTCGGCGTCGCTCACGCTGGCCCCGGTGCCCGAACCCGAGACCTGGGCACTGACCGGCGCGGGACTGGCTCTCATGCTGCTGGCGACTCGCGGTCGCCGCGCTCAGCGCTGATCCGCTGCGTTTCATCTTCCGGCCAAAGGCCGCGACGCTCCGTCGCGGCCTTTTCGTTTCGTGGTCAGGGGGCCAGGAAGGTGTCGAAGGGCAGCAGCGCGTCGACGCGTCCGGCGGCGCCGATGGGCGGGACCAGGATGAACTCGTCGTCGCCCAGCACCGGACTCAATGCGTTCGTTCCCAGAATGC
This region of Betaproteobacteria bacterium genomic DNA includes:
- a CDS encoding PEP-CTERM sorting domain-containing protein (PEP-CTERM proteins occur, often in large numbers, in the proteomes of bacteria that also encode an exosortase, a predicted intramembrane cysteine proteinase. The presence of a PEP-CTERM domain at a protein's C-terminus predicts cleavage within the sorting domain, followed by covalent anchoring to some some component of the (usually Gram-negative) cell surface. Many PEP-CTERM proteins exhibit an unusual sequence composition that includes large numbers of potential glycosylation sites. Expression of one such protein has been shown restore the ability of a bacterium to form floc, a type of biofilm.), with protein sequence MRAIVGLALLASASIASAHVSYNNRDFFAAPATFDGVDTYTLTGLRVASNFSWADAADADWGDSHKGRFLKFTLTQESFVTLSVSAQNDPGLGLGDLIPAFSLYSGLIPAASHEGATAPAYLAHHPGFLPGTPYAAETGKLGDKEGAWNGLGNFWMANDNGDAAEVTFIGYAIDGAGVDVNGDRNAQGQPIIDYAGDGSANQSVTGTWKLAAGSYTVAVGGACYTCQYTEDPSTWGSNRVFSASLTLAPVPEPETWALTGAGLALMLLATRGRRAQR
- a CDS encoding DUF3570 domain-containing protein, coding for MPLDALDSSIASALMAAAMALPGMVAGADVDDAEIHYSQYQEGGRTYWPGPGGTVRGLAPLRVDSMHGDARLRLTDRLKLAFGFVQDTWSGATPILSAPEAFLTVTGASAYPVSDSRTNRQLVPFGLGPASTRVPQRDIYHMMTAASAETRRQVDVTLSREWDRATTDVAFGTSDEPDFRSRFGRIANAWDFAGKRTTVTASAGYTSSTVDANLGPASAWIDYGLYRQASSGPRIVDQDQGGLTVQRFKGERQDWSAGLSLKQVIDRNTTASLGVSFDRSSGFLENPYKLVMMGFADPATPPVLFGGLWFTRVFNVAENRPQSRAQWAMDARWSHYFAGPDAALQLDYRFAQDDWSIRSHTFETLWSQAIGPDWLVTPRMRYYTQTAADFYQPYFLFALRAPTLPDGHLDFGRLPAQHYSSDHRLSGYGAVSAGVSVTRELSRGLKVEAGAEYYLHGGRLKAGGGGEDVFADYHYWLFNVGLKLDFDGRRARRPGDSFDDPGGENASHHDHAQMPHAHAGHAGTWQPAGLMYGHSMGEKGSLMIAYRFAASRQAGPTIRGDRKAGDAEVTAQACEGTSCSLVPTSMSMQMHMLDIMYGLTDRIDLMIMPQFMDMTMTMRPLAGAIVDASATHSHGGHDRHGSGGLGDTTVAALIRIAGSGSHELHAGLGLSIPTGSTSELMSAGHALDYGMQPGSGTWDVQPSVTYNGRTARLFWGAQAMATRRTGGYNDAGYALGDATQLSVWTGYSVGDRLAVSLRGLRSTQGAVRGVRQGTHMTTSPPDHPGNYGGRFLDVGVGVNFVVPGFESDAGRLGIEWLEPVRDRFNGYQLERKGNLWVSWSLDF
- a CDS encoding DUF4266 domain-containing protein — its product is MPLRLPRVDGRFGPPFRIIAAVIAGVAFAGCSPVQPWERGRLAKPQMSDAPHPAQEVMRQHIYRSREATAGSAAARGGGCGCY
- a CDS encoding TlpA family protein disulfide reductase; the protein is MSRAAPIAAGPVGAVLNSPALRARIARRSLAVAGALAVLLFSALSAAQSPGARAPACNLTAWNGDDVSLRDRYRGKIVYVDFWASWCAPCAQSFPFMNALHDEFGSRGLVVLGINVDEKREDAQRFLARHPARFPLAQGADGECASRFGVAAMPTSVLVDGEGNIRHVHPGFRSSDGPVLRERIVRLLNDAGHAAPTSTR
- a CDS encoding FAD:protein FMN transferase, whose translation is MPGTCSNPGPRGRAVPSHGARREIAVRLHALRFKAMGSPCELQCHARDETTAQRAFQMARADIERLEQRYSRYRTDSFLSEMNRVALHGGTIDIDAETASLLHYADTCHRQSDGLFDITSGVLRAAWRFDSGLLPDRGHVEALLPRVGWHKVRWTRSSITFAPGMEIDLGGVVKEYAADRAAGICREHGIAHGLVNLGGDIRVIGAAPDGRPWQIGVRHPRAHDAVAGGLSVREGGVATSGDYERCIVVDGVRYGHILNPLTGWPVRHLASVTVIGPYCLVAGSASTIALLKEDEGPQWLQRLGFPHVWVDAAGEVGGTLGQSASGPR